A DNA window from Streptomyces canus contains the following coding sequences:
- a CDS encoding RNA polymerase subunit sigma-70 — protein MSADARLEELGVSGLGEVDASAFSGLVERHRRELHVHCYRMLGSFEDAEDTVQETFLRAWRRRETFEGRSTFRAWLYRIATNACLDLLAKCRPEPATGGEVLWLQPYPDRLLDELPTGGADEPETVAIARETIELAYLVAVQHLAPRPRAVLILRDLLGWSAKDVGEFLGDSVNSVNSALQRARAGMREHLPTERQDWTSGEEDPGTRELVRRFTDASIAKDVDALTAMLRDDVRCSMPPTPGLYVGRDTVVNNWVEDGFVDLGRLRCVLTSVNRQPALAFYLWREREGAYLPLTIDVLRIADGAITEIVIFHDDQFLRLGLPERLPADGTE, from the coding sequence ATGAGTGCGGACGCGCGACTGGAGGAGCTGGGCGTGAGCGGGCTGGGTGAGGTCGACGCGTCGGCGTTCTCCGGGCTGGTCGAGCGGCACCGGCGGGAGCTGCACGTGCACTGCTACCGGATGCTCGGGTCGTTCGAGGACGCCGAGGACACCGTCCAGGAAACGTTCCTCCGTGCCTGGCGACGGCGGGAGACCTTTGAGGGGCGGTCGACGTTCCGTGCCTGGCTGTACCGGATCGCCACCAACGCCTGCCTGGACCTGCTCGCCAAGTGCCGCCCGGAGCCTGCGACCGGCGGCGAGGTGCTGTGGCTGCAGCCCTACCCGGACCGGCTGCTCGACGAGCTGCCCACGGGTGGCGCGGACGAACCGGAGACCGTCGCCATCGCTCGGGAGACGATCGAGCTGGCGTACCTGGTCGCGGTGCAGCACCTCGCGCCGCGGCCACGGGCCGTGCTGATCCTGCGGGACCTGCTCGGCTGGTCGGCCAAGGACGTCGGGGAGTTCCTCGGGGACTCCGTCAACTCCGTGAACAGCGCGCTGCAGCGGGCCCGCGCCGGCATGCGGGAGCACCTGCCCACCGAGCGACAGGACTGGACCAGCGGCGAGGAGGACCCGGGGACGCGCGAGCTGGTGCGCCGCTTCACCGACGCGAGCATCGCCAAGGACGTCGACGCTCTCACTGCCATGCTGCGGGACGACGTCCGCTGCTCGATGCCGCCCACCCCGGGCCTGTACGTCGGTCGCGACACGGTGGTGAACAACTGGGTCGAGGACGGATTCGTGGACCTGGGACGCCTGCGCTGCGTCCTCACATCGGTGAACCGGCAGCCCGCCCTCGCCTTCTACCTCTGGCGGGAGCGGGAGGGCGCGTACCTGCCGCTGACGATCGATGTCCTGCGCATCGCCGACGGGGCGATCACCGAGATCGTCATCTTCCACGACGACCAGTTCCTGCGGCTCGGGCTGCCGGAGCGCCTGCCGGCGGACGGCACGGAGTAG
- a CDS encoding class I SAM-dependent methyltransferase codes for MTDEQERVQPSGVWATAVGVARVRALESERENALFRDPLAQAFAAAGGLWPSSPPLPDDEAARRRRLAVSFSIVIRTRFLDDLLQQASASGVRQVVLLGAGMDGRAFRMDWPEGTRLFEVDTAAPLDFKASVLRQERAVARCERITVAVDLREDWPGALAAAGHDPAVPTAWIAEGLLIYLPEDAVELLLARISAQSAPGSRMGLTLGSRGVIERFGADAAPGSAASMWVSEMPDDPVGWLAGHGWEAGSHTLRERAAAYGRPLSTPPQPEERPGGLISAVRR; via the coding sequence GTGACTGATGAGCAGGAGCGGGTGCAGCCGTCGGGAGTGTGGGCCACGGCGGTGGGGGTGGCCCGGGTGCGGGCGCTGGAGAGCGAGCGGGAGAACGCGCTGTTCCGCGACCCACTGGCACAGGCCTTCGCCGCCGCCGGCGGCCTGTGGCCCTCCTCGCCGCCGCTGCCTGATGACGAGGCCGCGCGACGCCGCCGGCTGGCCGTGTCGTTCTCCATCGTCATCAGGACGAGGTTCCTCGACGACCTGTTGCAGCAGGCCTCCGCGTCCGGGGTCCGGCAGGTCGTGCTGCTCGGCGCCGGCATGGACGGCCGGGCCTTCCGGATGGACTGGCCCGAGGGCACCCGGCTGTTCGAGGTCGACACCGCCGCCCCACTGGACTTCAAGGCTTCGGTGCTGCGCCAGGAGCGGGCCGTCGCACGCTGCGAGCGGATCACCGTCGCGGTGGATCTGCGTGAGGACTGGCCAGGCGCGCTGGCCGCCGCAGGACACGACCCGGCCGTGCCGACCGCGTGGATCGCCGAAGGACTACTGATCTATCTGCCGGAGGATGCGGTGGAGCTGCTGCTCGCCCGGATCAGCGCTCAGTCGGCGCCAGGCAGTCGGATGGGGCTGACATTGGGCTCGCGCGGGGTGATCGAGCGCTTCGGAGCGGACGCCGCGCCGGGATCGGCGGCGTCCATGTGGGTGTCGGAGATGCCCGACGACCCGGTGGGCTGGCTGGCCGGGCATGGCTGGGAGGCCGGCAGCCACACTCTGCGCGAGCGCGCCGCCGCTTACGGCCGCCCGCTCAGCACCCCGCCGCAGCCCGAGGAGCGGCCGGGCGGACTGATCTCGGCGGTCCGCCGGTAG
- a CDS encoding dihydrofolate reductase family protein, which produces MREIIVCTFLTLDGVMQAPGGPDEDAESGFEHGGWQKPVADDEVGTAIAGWYEHSDAMLLGRKTYEIFASYWPTADPGNPFTERMNNMHKYVASRTLTSVEWQNSTLLEGDTVDAVRTLKASDGGNINVVGSGDLAQTLMRHGLVDEYRLTIHPVIIGTGKRLFADGAIPTALEPVSVSTTKGGTILGVYRTNGEPSYDSY; this is translated from the coding sequence ATGCGCGAGATCATCGTTTGCACATTCCTGACACTGGACGGCGTCATGCAGGCGCCGGGCGGCCCGGACGAGGACGCTGAGAGCGGCTTCGAGCACGGCGGTTGGCAGAAGCCGGTGGCCGACGACGAGGTCGGCACGGCCATCGCCGGTTGGTACGAGCACTCCGACGCGATGCTGCTCGGCCGCAAGACGTATGAGATCTTCGCGTCGTACTGGCCGACCGCCGATCCCGGCAACCCGTTCACGGAGCGGATGAACAACATGCACAAGTACGTGGCCTCTCGGACTCTGACGTCGGTCGAGTGGCAGAACTCCACGCTGTTGGAGGGCGACACCGTCGATGCCGTACGCACGCTGAAGGCGTCCGACGGCGGCAACATCAACGTGGTCGGGAGCGGCGATCTCGCCCAGACCCTCATGCGGCACGGCCTGGTCGACGAATACCGGCTGACCATCCATCCGGTGATCATCGGTACCGGCAAGCGGCTGTTCGCCGACGGAGCGATCCCCACTGCGCTGGAGCCGGTCAGCGTCTCGACGACGAAGGGTGGCACCATCCTCGGCGTCTACCGGACGAACGGTGAACCCAGCTACGACAGCTACTAG
- a CDS encoding beta-L-arabinofuranosidase domain-containing protein, with amino-acid sequence MQSLPRSAVRLLPGPFLDAQATALDYLLSLDTDRLLAPLRREAGLPPVAESYGNWENSGLDGHTVGHALSGAALMSAVTDDPRPKAMVERLVQGVVECQNALGTGYVGGIPDGVRLWQRVAAGQVERDSFELGGAWVPWYNLHKLFAGLLDAHRHAGCEPALTSVRRLADWWDQVAAGMDNDTHEAMLRTEFGGMCEVLADLADVTGTDRYAALARRFLDRSLLGPLREHRDVLDGMHANTQIAKVVGYQRLGEVDGDTGLRDAARFFWQTMTRHRTFSFGGNSVREHLHPRDDFSSALQSPEGPETCNTYNMLKLSRALFLEEPDAEVLDHYERATVNHILSSLHPSGGLVYFTPVRPDHYRVVSTPQNCFWCCVGTGLENHAKYGELVYTAEGDDLFVNLFVASRLSLPERNLVLEQTRTAPYDDQAELVLRGAPATPVAIHIRVPGWHEGMPHVRINGVPPEDGPAPLTTRQGTGGQPLTYVRLERQWSEGDTITLRLHPRISAELLPDGSPWVSFRYGPTVLAAEGDRAGLVGLFADDSRMGHVADGPLRPLEHLPVVLARSTCDLTAGVRRVAPDRPAFALEDVDARPGESVTLVPFTGIHDSRYTLYFPLAEPDRLQERRAELRAADEKALSLRDRTADAVAAGEQQPESDHRFEGQDTWSGLTDGLRWRAATGWWSYRLTDADGTATGLQVTHLSDGSAGATRVLVDGQVLATLRPSSYPEGTEISQVLPLDAHCGAGTAEIRFEAVGSATTIRLREVRLVR; translated from the coding sequence ATGCAGTCACTCCCCCGCAGCGCGGTACGCCTTCTCCCCGGCCCGTTCCTGGACGCGCAGGCCACTGCCCTGGACTACCTGCTGTCCCTCGACACCGACCGGCTCCTCGCGCCCTTGCGGCGCGAGGCCGGCCTGCCGCCGGTCGCCGAGTCCTACGGCAACTGGGAGAACTCGGGTCTCGACGGCCACACCGTCGGGCACGCGCTGTCGGGTGCCGCCCTCATGAGCGCGGTGACGGACGATCCCCGGCCGAAGGCCATGGTCGAACGTCTGGTTCAGGGCGTCGTCGAGTGCCAGAACGCCCTGGGCACCGGCTACGTCGGGGGCATCCCCGACGGCGTGCGGCTGTGGCAGCGGGTGGCCGCAGGACAGGTGGAGCGGGACTCGTTCGAGCTCGGGGGCGCCTGGGTGCCGTGGTACAACCTCCACAAGCTGTTCGCCGGCCTGCTGGACGCCCACCGGCACGCCGGCTGCGAGCCGGCGCTGACCTCCGTACGACGGCTGGCCGACTGGTGGGACCAGGTGGCGGCGGGGATGGACAATGACACCCACGAAGCCATGCTCCGCACGGAGTTCGGCGGCATGTGCGAGGTGCTGGCGGACCTGGCCGACGTCACCGGCACCGACCGGTACGCCGCCCTGGCACGGCGCTTCCTCGACCGGTCCCTGCTCGGCCCGTTGCGCGAGCACCGCGACGTCCTCGACGGGATGCACGCCAACACCCAGATCGCCAAGGTCGTCGGATACCAGCGGCTCGGCGAGGTCGACGGCGACACCGGCCTACGGGACGCGGCCCGGTTCTTCTGGCAGACCATGACCCGGCACCGCACGTTCTCCTTCGGCGGCAACTCCGTACGCGAGCACCTGCACCCCCGTGACGACTTCAGCTCCGCGCTCCAGTCGCCGGAGGGCCCCGAGACCTGCAACACCTACAACATGCTCAAGCTGAGCCGCGCGCTCTTCCTCGAAGAGCCCGACGCCGAGGTCCTCGACCACTACGAGCGCGCGACGGTCAACCACATCCTGTCGTCCCTGCATCCCAGCGGTGGGCTGGTGTACTTCACGCCCGTGCGACCGGACCACTACCGCGTGGTGTCGACACCCCAGAACTGCTTCTGGTGCTGCGTCGGCACCGGGCTGGAAAACCACGCGAAGTACGGCGAGTTGGTGTACACCGCCGAAGGCGACGACCTGTTCGTCAACCTCTTCGTCGCCTCCCGGCTGAGCCTGCCCGAACGCAACCTGGTGCTCGAGCAGACCAGGACAGCCCCCTACGACGACCAGGCCGAACTCGTGCTGCGCGGTGCTCCCGCCACCCCTGTGGCGATCCACATACGCGTCCCCGGCTGGCACGAAGGGATGCCGCACGTCCGTATCAACGGTGTACCGCCCGAGGATGGACCCGCCCCGCTCACGACCCGCCAAGGAACAGGCGGACAACCCCTGACATACGTGCGCCTCGAGCGGCAGTGGAGCGAAGGGGACACGATCACCCTGCGCCTTCACCCGCGCATCAGCGCCGAGCTGCTGCCCGACGGCTCGCCGTGGGTTTCGTTCCGCTACGGGCCCACCGTCCTCGCGGCCGAGGGCGACCGGGCCGGCCTGGTCGGGCTTTTCGCCGACGACTCCCGGATGGGGCATGTCGCCGACGGCCCGCTGCGGCCACTGGAGCACCTGCCCGTCGTACTCGCCCGCAGCACCTGCGACCTGACGGCCGGCGTGCGCCGAGTCGCCCCGGACAGGCCGGCGTTCGCCCTGGAAGACGTGGACGCGCGACCGGGCGAGTCCGTCACCCTCGTCCCGTTCACCGGCATCCACGACTCCCGCTACACCCTCTACTTCCCCCTGGCGGAACCGGACCGCCTCCAGGAGCGGCGGGCGGAGCTGCGCGCCGCCGACGAGAAGGCACTGAGCCTGCGTGACCGCACCGCCGACGCGGTTGCCGCGGGCGAGCAACAGCCGGAGAGCGACCACCGGTTCGAGGGGCAGGACACCTGGTCGGGCCTCACAGACGGGCTCAGGTGGCGGGCCGCCACGGGATGGTGGTCCTACCGCCTGACCGACGCGGACGGCACCGCCACCGGCCTGCAGGTGACCCACCTCTCGGACGGGAGCGCCGGAGCGACGCGTGTGCTGGTCGACGGCCAGGTGCTGGCCACGCTCAGGCCCTCTTCGTACCCCGAGGGCACGGAAATCTCCCAGGTGCTCCCGCTGGACGCACACTGCGGGGCCGGGACCGCCGAGATCCGGTTCGAAGCGGTGGGCTCCGCGACCACCATCCGGCTGCGCGAGGTACGCCTGGTGCGCTGA
- a CDS encoding GNAT family N-acetyltransferase produces the protein MTITYEWRGDVDNSALNTLHSEGFDHPVGHTDWRARLHRHSLGWVCAWEEHRLVGFVNVAWDGGVHAFVLDTVVALRNRSNGVGAALIKAAAEGCRAAGCEWLHVDFEEHLRSFYFDACGFRETTAGLIAL, from the coding sequence ATGACGATCACATATGAGTGGCGGGGCGACGTCGACAACTCAGCTCTCAACACGCTGCACAGCGAAGGATTCGATCACCCGGTCGGGCACACGGATTGGCGTGCAAGGCTTCATCGTCACAGCCTCGGCTGGGTCTGCGCCTGGGAAGAACATCGTTTGGTCGGTTTCGTCAACGTCGCCTGGGACGGCGGCGTCCATGCGTTTGTCCTGGACACGGTCGTCGCGCTGCGCAATCGTTCGAACGGGGTGGGAGCCGCGCTGATCAAGGCAGCTGCTGAGGGATGCCGTGCTGCGGGGTGTGAGTGGCTGCACGTCGACTTCGAAGAGCACTTGCGATCCTTCTACTTCGATGCCTGCGGCTTCAGAGAGACGACGGCAGGTCTGATCGCCTTGTGA
- a CDS encoding family 78 glycoside hydrolase catalytic domain, translating to MKALTANGRVNPLGIGGEDPVLGWQLASARRATSQTAYEIQVGRKPGSTDVWSSGKVASGRQVGVRYGGPALEAGTRYHWRVRAWDDKGVASPWSATSYFETGLLDSDDWNGAQWITRPAAPSELDKWTDYTATVEFKLDSNAFGMFLRAPDVSNGYMLQFNVTGPTPMLRLHKQVKGNYTVVQEVDLAPYGFTDASLLADRHTVRYDVAGTTIKTTLDGKLVNTFTDSTFTKGYTGFRTHACCGERGTVYAVVVTGADGGTLLDTDFASGRNPFTGGEIVDSALVVSGTTDALYAPAARPLPLLRKGFATKAGKKIASARVYASALGLYELELNGKPVGDQVLAPGWTNYDKRIQSQTYDVTKLLDSGDNVIGSSLADGWWAGKVGLGWTHQYGDTPALVAKLRVTYTDGSIQWIATDGSWKASDGPFVKADLQDGETYDARLEPSGWSRPGFDDAKWEPAASLDSRTALLVPQSDEPVRQTQVLQARKMTEPTPGTYVYDLGQNMVGVSLLKLTGSAGQTVKIRYAEVLNKNGTLYTDNFRSAKVTDRYTFAETGTVSYEPTFTQHGFRYIEITGVDEPPALSDVKGVVWGSDLPTTGTLKTSDTMLDQLVSNISWSQRGNFLSIPTDTPARDERLGWTGDISLFAPTANYLVDTRAFLSHWMADVRNSQYANGDLPAVVPTPQGQFGDSGVGWSDVMITVPYHVWRSYDDTRILRENYPAMQKFFQFVRTSAGPDLLEPGRTTFFTNDWLNLDDPTEQGILGTAYYAENARMMAETAKALGDDAAASDYGKLSADIRDAFTKAYVAADGTVKGNSQTGYAMALAMNLVPDPALVDKVGEKFVAKLALTDYHLRTGFIGTPLLLPALSRIGRDDLAYKMLLHKDYPSWGYEVANGATTMWERWNSIMPNGDFGPVDMNSFNHYAYGAVGDWMFQNIGGISALEPGYKRSRIAPKPGGNLTEGTGSLTTVYGLLSSKWSAHNGGFDLKVTVPVNTVAEVHVPAKAHWAVTEGGRPADTAKGVRFLRMEKGAAVFEVGSGSYDFGVDTVRGEAE from the coding sequence GTGAAGGCTCTGACTGCCAACGGCCGGGTCAACCCGCTGGGCATCGGTGGTGAAGACCCGGTCCTCGGCTGGCAGTTGGCGTCGGCTCGGCGAGCGACATCGCAGACGGCGTACGAGATCCAGGTCGGACGCAAGCCGGGTTCGACCGACGTGTGGTCGTCCGGCAAGGTGGCGTCCGGCCGCCAGGTCGGCGTGCGGTACGGCGGACCTGCCCTGGAGGCGGGCACCCGTTACCATTGGCGCGTTCGGGCCTGGGACGACAAGGGAGTCGCGAGTCCGTGGAGCGCGACCTCGTACTTCGAGACCGGCCTGCTGGACTCCGACGACTGGAACGGCGCCCAGTGGATCACTCGCCCCGCGGCTCCGAGCGAACTGGACAAGTGGACCGACTACACCGCCACGGTCGAGTTCAAGCTCGACAGCAACGCTTTCGGCATGTTCCTGCGTGCCCCGGACGTGAGCAACGGATACATGTTGCAGTTCAACGTCACGGGCCCGACCCCGATGTTGAGACTGCACAAGCAGGTCAAGGGCAACTACACCGTGGTTCAGGAGGTGGATCTCGCGCCCTACGGCTTCACCGACGCGAGTCTCCTCGCCGACCGGCACACCGTCCGCTATGACGTGGCGGGGACCACCATCAAGACGACCCTCGACGGCAAGCTGGTCAACACCTTCACCGACTCCACGTTCACGAAGGGCTACACAGGTTTCCGCACCCACGCGTGCTGCGGCGAACGCGGAACCGTCTACGCCGTGGTCGTGACCGGCGCCGACGGTGGCACGCTGCTGGACACCGACTTCGCGTCCGGCCGCAACCCGTTCACCGGCGGTGAGATCGTCGACTCCGCCCTCGTCGTGTCCGGCACCACGGACGCCCTCTACGCACCCGCGGCCCGGCCGCTGCCACTGCTGCGCAAGGGCTTCGCGACCAAGGCCGGCAAGAAGATCGCCTCCGCACGTGTCTACGCGTCCGCACTCGGCCTGTACGAGCTGGAGCTCAACGGCAAGCCGGTCGGCGACCAGGTCCTCGCCCCGGGCTGGACGAACTACGACAAGCGCATTCAGTCCCAGACCTACGACGTCACGAAACTGCTCGACAGCGGCGACAACGTCATCGGCTCATCCCTGGCGGACGGTTGGTGGGCCGGCAAGGTCGGGCTCGGCTGGACCCACCAGTACGGGGACACCCCCGCTCTCGTGGCAAAGTTGCGCGTCACCTACACCGACGGCTCCATCCAGTGGATCGCCACGGACGGTTCGTGGAAGGCGTCGGACGGGCCCTTCGTGAAGGCCGACCTGCAGGACGGCGAGACGTATGACGCTCGTCTGGAGCCGTCGGGCTGGAGCCGGCCAGGATTCGACGACGCGAAGTGGGAGCCCGCTGCGAGCCTGGACTCACGGACCGCGCTCCTGGTCCCGCAGAGCGACGAGCCGGTGCGCCAGACTCAGGTGCTCCAGGCCCGGAAGATGACCGAGCCCACCCCCGGGACCTACGTCTACGACCTCGGTCAGAACATGGTCGGCGTGTCACTGCTGAAGCTGACCGGCTCCGCCGGTCAGACAGTCAAGATCCGCTACGCGGAGGTGCTCAACAAGAACGGCACCCTCTACACCGACAACTTCCGCAGCGCCAAGGTCACCGACCGCTACACCTTCGCCGAGACCGGAACGGTCTCCTACGAACCCACCTTCACCCAGCACGGATTCCGCTACATCGAGATCACCGGGGTGGACGAACCTCCCGCTCTCTCAGACGTCAAGGGCGTCGTATGGGGATCCGACCTCCCCACCACCGGAACGCTGAAGACCTCGGACACCATGCTCGACCAACTGGTGAGCAACATCTCCTGGAGCCAGCGCGGCAACTTCCTCTCCATCCCCACCGACACCCCGGCCCGCGACGAACGTCTGGGATGGACGGGAGACATCAGCCTGTTCGCGCCGACGGCCAACTACCTGGTCGACACCCGCGCGTTCCTGTCCCACTGGATGGCGGACGTACGCAACTCCCAGTACGCCAACGGCGACCTGCCGGCGGTCGTACCCACCCCTCAGGGCCAGTTCGGCGACAGCGGTGTCGGGTGGTCCGACGTGATGATCACGGTGCCGTACCACGTATGGCGCTCCTACGACGACACCCGCATCCTGCGGGAGAACTACCCCGCCATGCAGAAATTCTTCCAATTCGTGCGCACCAGCGCCGGACCGGACCTGCTCGAGCCCGGCCGCACCACCTTCTTCACCAACGACTGGCTGAACCTCGACGACCCGACCGAGCAGGGCATCCTGGGCACGGCCTACTACGCCGAGAACGCCCGCATGATGGCGGAGACGGCCAAGGCCCTGGGCGATGACGCGGCGGCGTCCGACTACGGCAAGCTCTCCGCGGACATCCGCGACGCCTTCACCAAGGCCTATGTCGCAGCCGACGGCACCGTCAAGGGCAACTCTCAGACCGGGTACGCGATGGCTCTCGCCATGAACCTGGTCCCGGATCCGGCACTGGTCGACAAGGTCGGTGAGAAGTTCGTGGCCAAACTGGCCCTCACGGACTACCACCTGCGGACCGGCTTCATCGGCACGCCGCTGCTGCTGCCCGCGCTGAGCAGGATCGGCCGGGACGACCTGGCCTACAAGATGCTGCTGCACAAGGACTACCCGTCCTGGGGATACGAGGTCGCCAACGGTGCCACCACCATGTGGGAGCGCTGGAACTCGATCATGCCCAACGGCGACTTCGGCCCGGTCGACATGAACTCCTTCAACCACTATGCCTACGGCGCCGTGGGTGACTGGATGTTCCAGAACATCGGCGGCATCTCCGCGCTGGAGCCCGGCTACAAGCGCTCCCGGATCGCGCCGAAACCCGGCGGGAACCTGACGGAAGGCACCGGCAGCCTCACCACCGTCTACGGCCTCCTGTCGTCGAAGTGGAGCGCCCATAACGGCGGATTCGACCTGAAAGTGACGGTCCCGGTCAACACGGTCGCGGAGGTCCATGTACCGGCGAAGGCCCACTGGGCGGTCACCGAGGGCGGCCGACCAGCCGACACTGCCAAGGGAGTCCGGTTCCTGCGCATGGAGAAGGGGGCCGCCGTGTTCGAGGTCGGCTCGGGGTCCTACGACTTCGGCGTCGACACCGTCCGCGGGGAGGCCGAGTAG
- a CDS encoding LacI family DNA-binding transcriptional regulator produces MQDVADAAGVSVGTVSNVLNHPAKVSPATAERVREAISRLGFVRNDAARSLVSGSTNSIGMVLADIENSLFIDMAHGAQDAARAVGQNLLLANTACDMALQDNYLDLFDESRVTGVLLAPMEDSSAGIARIRSHGRQVVLLNYSPKPGTCCSVLVNNEHVGYLAARHLIDTGRTRLAYVAAHDDYQPVRDRRRGVRAAVEEAGPGVTLEEIDSGGLTTPHGHVVGQDLARRAPGDLPDGLMVVTDELANAIIHELHTLAGIRVPDQVAVVGCENNRAAGAAAVPLTAVDMPGRMMGREAIRLLMDEVASGKQHRHATVVLEPELIVRASAPG; encoded by the coding sequence ATGCAGGACGTCGCCGACGCCGCAGGCGTCTCGGTCGGCACCGTCTCCAACGTCCTGAACCATCCGGCGAAGGTGAGCCCCGCGACGGCCGAGCGGGTCCGGGAAGCCATCAGCCGTCTGGGTTTCGTCCGCAACGACGCGGCCCGGTCGCTGGTGTCGGGCTCGACCAACAGCATCGGCATGGTGCTCGCCGACATCGAGAACTCTCTGTTCATCGACATGGCGCACGGCGCCCAGGACGCCGCCCGCGCGGTCGGCCAGAACCTGCTGCTCGCGAATACGGCGTGCGACATGGCGCTTCAGGACAACTATCTGGACCTGTTCGACGAGTCCCGGGTGACCGGGGTGCTCCTGGCTCCGATGGAGGACTCCTCCGCCGGTATCGCGCGCATCCGCTCGCACGGGCGCCAGGTCGTGCTCCTCAACTACTCCCCCAAGCCGGGCACATGTTGTTCGGTGCTGGTCAACAACGAGCACGTCGGATATCTGGCAGCCCGCCACCTCATCGACACGGGCCGCACACGACTGGCCTATGTGGCCGCACACGACGACTACCAGCCGGTTCGCGACAGACGCAGGGGCGTACGCGCGGCGGTCGAGGAGGCGGGCCCCGGCGTCACCCTGGAGGAGATCGACAGTGGCGGCTTGACCACGCCCCATGGCCATGTGGTCGGGCAGGATCTCGCACGGAGAGCACCCGGTGATCTGCCGGACGGCCTCATGGTCGTCACCGATGAACTGGCCAATGCCATCATCCACGAACTGCACACCCTGGCAGGAATCCGGGTACCCGACCAGGTCGCCGTCGTGGGGTGCGAGAACAACCGCGCGGCGGGCGCCGCGGCGGTTCCGCTGACCGCGGTGGACATGCCGGGGCGGATGATGGGCCGGGAAGCCATCCGGCTGTTGATGGACGAGGTGGCCTCGGGGAAGCAGCACCGTCACGCCACCGTCGTGCTGGAGCCCGAGCTGATCGTCCGCGCCAGCGCGCCGGGCTGA
- a CDS encoding SMI1/KNR4 family protein: MTSSISESWTRIEVWLARRTPRTFAALGPPAERSAIAVAEQAIGQPFPEPLAESLLRHNGMGHFDLLPPFWSLLDVQSIIIAWQTRMKIYGDEPAGAEEGDPDGEYGPWWHRQWIPFAFDGAGDYLIIDQRSYRRRGRIGKADHEIGCSFSHHPMWASLPALLDATATALESGEAVDGYLPVAVDEDELDWDF; this comes from the coding sequence ATGACTTCGTCGATATCCGAGTCGTGGACCCGTATAGAGGTTTGGCTCGCCCGGCGCACACCTCGCACCTTTGCTGCTCTTGGCCCCCCGGCGGAGCGCTCGGCAATTGCCGTGGCCGAACAGGCCATCGGGCAGCCGTTTCCCGAGCCCTTGGCGGAGTCCTTGCTGCGGCACAACGGCATGGGCCACTTCGACCTGCTGCCGCCGTTCTGGTCGTTGCTCGACGTGCAGAGCATCATCATTGCCTGGCAGACACGCATGAAGATCTACGGGGATGAGCCGGCGGGAGCAGAGGAAGGCGACCCGGACGGGGAGTACGGGCCGTGGTGGCATCGGCAGTGGATCCCGTTCGCCTTTGACGGTGCAGGGGATTACCTCATCATCGACCAGCGCTCCTACCGCCGCCGCGGAAGGATCGGCAAGGCTGATCATGAAATAGGATGCTCCTTTTCGCATCACCCCATGTGGGCGTCGCTGCCGGCTCTTCTGGATGCGACAGCCACGGCTCTGGAGAGCGGCGAGGCGGTGGACGGTTACCTGCCTGTCGCGGTCGACGAGGATGAACTGGACTGGGACTTTTGA
- a CDS encoding DUF4259 domain-containing protein, whose amino-acid sequence MGTWDTGPFDNDAAADFADDLDDAGPEEREALIRGVLTRTVDATGWLTEGDEAVAAAALIAAQCPGGEPIDTPYGPEEPMPAFSDDLRTLAGKALARILSDEAGSASNWVDPEDWKQWRANLNRLRTVLAPPSPSIPLFDVEP is encoded by the coding sequence ATGGGCACCTGGGACACTGGCCCCTTCGACAACGACGCCGCCGCGGACTTCGCCGACGATCTCGATGACGCCGGACCCGAGGAACGCGAGGCACTGATCCGTGGCGTCCTCACGCGCACCGTCGACGCCACCGGCTGGCTCACCGAAGGAGATGAAGCGGTGGCTGCAGCCGCACTGATTGCGGCGCAATGCCCTGGCGGCGAGCCCATCGATACACCTTACGGCCCTGAAGAACCCATGCCCGCCTTCTCTGACGATCTCCGGACGCTCGCAGGCAAAGCTCTCGCCCGCATCCTCAGCGACGAGGCCGGGTCGGCCTCGAACTGGGTCGACCCGGAAGACTGGAAGCAATGGCGAGCCAACCTCAACCGCCTTCGCACAGTCCTTGCCCCGCCATCACCGTCCATCCCGCTGTTCGATGTCGAGCCGTGA